In Alphaproteobacteria bacterium, one genomic interval encodes:
- a CDS encoding aminotransferase class I/II-fold pyridoxal phosphate-dependent enzyme, with protein sequence MLYEDERDRPERTGKRPETWAARGLGWIDEDSRSFVEPIITGTTYLRDQNYALHKERNYTRDVNPIYERTEAVLRKLENGKEAKLYASGAAATGCVFQALDSGDHVVSPESSYFGTRKWLMEVGVRHGISHTFYRNNDLAALAAAIQPGKTRLVWVESPANPTWEVTDIRAAAKLAHDAGAILAVDNTVPTPVLTRPLDLGADLSVHSATKYLAGHNDVMAGAIVSASDDHPLWVKARDLRWIAGPVLGPFETWLLQRGMRTLFLRVERQCANALAFARHFDGHPKLEAVAYPGLQSHPDHSVASAQMIGGYGGMVSVRVKGGLEGAKRCVAAMRLFFPATSLGGVESLVEHRKIVEGEDSPVPEDLLRLSIGIENVDDLVEDLERGLSAV encoded by the coding sequence ATGCTCTATGAAGACGAACGGGACAGGCCTGAGCGCACCGGCAAGCGGCCGGAGACATGGGCGGCACGGGGGCTCGGCTGGATTGATGAGGACTCACGGTCCTTTGTGGAGCCGATCATTACCGGCACCACCTATCTGCGCGATCAGAACTATGCACTGCATAAAGAACGCAACTACACCCGCGACGTAAATCCCATCTATGAGCGGACGGAAGCTGTCCTGCGCAAGCTGGAGAACGGCAAGGAGGCGAAACTCTACGCCTCCGGCGCGGCGGCTACGGGCTGTGTCTTCCAGGCCCTCGATTCCGGTGACCATGTGGTCTCGCCGGAATCCTCTTACTTCGGCACCCGCAAGTGGCTGATGGAGGTGGGCGTTCGCCACGGCATCAGCCACACCTTCTATCGCAACAATGATCTGGCGGCCCTGGCCGCGGCCATCCAGCCGGGCAAGACCAGGCTGGTGTGGGTGGAATCGCCGGCCAACCCTACCTGGGAGGTGACCGACATCCGCGCCGCGGCGAAGTTGGCCCATGACGCCGGCGCGATCCTGGCGGTGGACAATACGGTGCCGACTCCGGTGCTGACCCGGCCGCTCGATCTCGGCGCCGACCTTTCGGTCCACTCCGCCACCAAGTATCTGGCCGGCCACAACGACGTCATGGCCGGCGCCATCGTCTCCGCCAGCGATGATCATCCGCTGTGGGTCAAGGCCCGCGATCTGCGCTGGATCGCCGGGCCGGTGCTCGGTCCGTTCGAAACCTGGCTGCTGCAGCGCGGCATGCGCACCCTCTTCCTTCGGGTGGAGCGGCAATGCGCCAATGCCCTGGCTTTCGCCCGTCATTTTGACGGCCATCCCAAGCTGGAGGCGGTGGCCTATCCCGGGCTGCAGAGCCATCCCGACCATTCCGTCGCCAGCGCCCAGATGATTGGTGGCTATGGCGGCATGGTGTCGGTCAGGGTCAAGGGCGGGCTGGAGGGCGCGAAGCGCTGCGTCGCCGCCATGCGGCTCTTCTTCCCGGCCACCTCGCTGGGCGGCGTGGAGAGTCTGGTGGAGCACCGCAAGATCGTCGAGGGTGAGGACAGCCCGGTGCCGGAGGACTTGCTGCGCCTGTCCATCGGCATCGAGAATGTGGACGACCTTGTAGAGGATCTGGAGCGCGGCCTTTCTGCCGTTTGA
- a CDS encoding glutathione S-transferase N-terminal domain-containing protein produces MIDLYSWPTPNGHKVHIMLEETGLTYNTHAINIGEGDQFKPDFLKISPNNKMPAIVDSDGPDGKPISVFESGAILIYLADKTGKFLPQDKRRYYNVLQWCMFQMASVGPMFGQAGHFRRMAPDNEYGVNRYSNEAGRIYGVMDRRLAESDYLGDSEYTIADMLTWPWCRYPESQGQKAGHADFPNVKRWFDAIAARPAVQKGVQVLADASSGAPMSDKAKELLYGKGQYQRR; encoded by the coding sequence ATGATCGATCTCTATTCCTGGCCGACGCCTAACGGGCACAAGGTCCACATCATGCTGGAGGAAACCGGCCTCACCTATAACACCCACGCCATCAATATCGGCGAGGGCGATCAGTTCAAGCCGGACTTCCTCAAAATATCGCCCAACAACAAGATGCCGGCCATCGTCGATTCCGACGGTCCCGACGGCAAGCCGATCTCCGTCTTCGAGTCCGGCGCCATCCTCATTTACCTGGCCGACAAGACCGGCAAGTTTCTGCCGCAGGACAAACGCCGCTACTACAACGTGCTGCAATGGTGCATGTTTCAGATGGCCAGTGTCGGGCCCATGTTCGGCCAGGCCGGGCATTTCCGTCGCATGGCGCCGGACAATGAGTATGGGGTCAATCGCTATTCCAACGAGGCCGGCCGCATTTACGGCGTGATGGACCGTCGTCTGGCGGAAAGCGACTATCTCGGCGACAGCGAATACACCATCGCCGACATGCTGACCTGGCCGTGGTGCCGCTATCCGGAATCCCAGGGTCAGAAGGCTGGCCATGCGGACTTCCCAAACGTCAAGCGCTGGTTCGACGCCATCGCCGCGCGGCCGGCGGTGCAGAAGGGGGTTCAGGTTCTGGCCGACGCCAGCAGCGGGGCGCCCATGAGCGACAAGGCGAAGGAACTTCTCTACGGCAAGGGCCAGTATCAGCGCCGCTAG